A single genomic interval of Streptomyces sp. BA2 harbors:
- a CDS encoding DUF6332 family protein: MGRRTQAERDADTVEIGFALFAATSFAGCTALAVASPAFFFGVTSPSEGTLVRAGVIAGAVVFVVSLVTILVRHRRATRQPSQPGRTRPDS; encoded by the coding sequence ATGGGGCGAAGGACGCAGGCCGAGCGCGACGCGGACACTGTGGAGATCGGCTTCGCGCTCTTCGCCGCCACGTCCTTCGCGGGCTGCACGGCGCTGGCCGTGGCCTCACCGGCGTTCTTCTTCGGCGTGACGTCACCCAGCGAGGGCACGCTGGTCCGGGCCGGCGTGATCGCGGGGGCCGTCGTCTTCGTCGTCTCCCTGGTGACGATCCTCGTACGCCACCGGCGCGCGACGCGTCAGCCGAGCCAGCCGGGGCGTACCAGGCCGGACTCGTAG
- a CDS encoding sensor histidine kinase: protein MDEQREHRRGGPPLPWGGPAMWRQGPPWWNQRDETGNVSRLPWLTTLAITVFVQIGSKYAAEGQLDREPLDTYARLLLLAGTVSLLLRHRHPVPVAYVTAGTALVYLGAGYAYGPVLITVAVGCFAAVVAGHRRAAWGAVAMLWAGHLLVAHWLYRWLPPDGDGPRTWGEETVVAVWVVAIIAVSELARVRREQWMKERAERAQAAKRRADEERLRMARELHDVLAHSISVINVQAGVGLALLDSDPEQARTALTTIKAASKEALGEVRQVLDTLRAPGDAPRAPAPGLDRLPELVQQAASTGLTVDVDTQGTGRKPAPGVDLAAFRIIQEALTNVVRHSGSRHARVLVRYEAAALTLRVDDDGPATGADAGGSGNGLAGMRERAAALNGTIEAGSRPDGGFRVTAVLPTRTSPQEDQ, encoded by the coding sequence ATGGATGAGCAGCGCGAACACAGGCGCGGCGGTCCGCCCCTGCCCTGGGGCGGACCGGCGATGTGGCGGCAGGGGCCGCCGTGGTGGAACCAGCGCGACGAGACGGGGAACGTCAGCAGGCTGCCGTGGCTGACGACCCTGGCGATCACCGTGTTCGTGCAGATCGGCTCGAAGTACGCGGCGGAAGGCCAGCTCGACCGCGAGCCGCTCGACACCTACGCCCGGCTGCTCCTCCTCGCGGGCACGGTCTCGCTCCTGCTGCGCCACCGCCACCCGGTCCCGGTCGCGTACGTCACGGCAGGGACCGCCCTCGTCTACCTCGGGGCCGGGTACGCGTACGGCCCGGTCCTCATCACCGTCGCCGTCGGCTGCTTCGCCGCGGTCGTCGCTGGGCACCGGCGCGCCGCGTGGGGCGCCGTCGCGATGCTGTGGGCCGGGCATCTGCTGGTCGCGCACTGGCTCTACCGGTGGCTGCCGCCGGACGGTGACGGACCGCGGACCTGGGGCGAGGAGACCGTCGTCGCCGTCTGGGTCGTCGCCATCATCGCCGTGTCCGAGCTGGCCCGCGTACGACGCGAGCAGTGGATGAAGGAGCGTGCCGAGCGCGCGCAGGCCGCCAAGCGGCGGGCCGACGAGGAGCGTCTGCGCATGGCCCGCGAGCTGCACGACGTCCTCGCGCACAGCATCTCCGTGATCAACGTCCAGGCGGGCGTCGGCCTCGCGCTCCTCGACTCCGACCCCGAGCAGGCCCGCACCGCCCTGACCACCATCAAGGCCGCGAGCAAGGAGGCCCTTGGGGAGGTCCGTCAGGTACTCGACACGCTCCGAGCACCCGGTGACGCGCCGCGCGCCCCTGCTCCCGGGCTCGACCGGCTGCCCGAGCTCGTGCAGCAGGCCGCCAGTACGGGGCTCACGGTCGACGTCGACACGCAAGGAACCGGCAGGAAGCCGGCGCCCGGCGTCGACCTCGCCGCCTTCCGCATCATCCAGGAGGCCCTCACGAACGTCGTACGCCACTCGGGATCGCGGCACGCGCGCGTGCTTGTGCGGTACGAGGCCGCGGCGCTCACCCTGCGGGTGGACGACGACGGCCCCGCGACCGGCGCGGACGCGGGCGGCAGCGGCAACGGTCTCGCGGGAATGCGGGAGCGCGCCGCGGCCCTGAATGGCACGATCGAGGCGGGCTCGCGCCCGGACGGGGGATTCCGGGTCACCGCCGTACTGCCCACCCGCACGTCACCTCAGGAGGACCAGTGA
- a CDS encoding response regulator — translation MIRVLLADDQSLVRAGFKALLDAQRDIEVAGEAADGEEAVRMVRELRPDVVLMDIRMPLLDGLAATRKITEEPDLNDVKVVMLTTFELDEYVFEAIRSGASGFLVKDTEPEELLRAVRAVVDGDALLSPGVTRRLIAEFAARSKEPTGPEPLGELTEREREVMALVGIGLSNEEIARRLVVSPLTAKTHVSRTMVKLGARDRAQLVVLAYESGLVRPGWLG, via the coding sequence GTGATCCGCGTACTGCTCGCCGATGACCAGTCGTTGGTCAGGGCAGGGTTCAAGGCGCTGCTCGACGCCCAGCGGGACATCGAGGTCGCCGGAGAGGCCGCGGACGGCGAGGAAGCCGTGCGCATGGTGCGGGAACTGCGGCCCGACGTCGTCCTGATGGACATCCGCATGCCGCTGCTCGACGGGCTCGCCGCGACCCGGAAGATCACCGAAGAGCCGGACCTGAACGACGTCAAGGTGGTCATGCTGACCACCTTCGAGCTGGACGAGTACGTCTTCGAGGCGATCCGTTCCGGGGCTTCGGGATTCCTCGTCAAGGACACCGAGCCCGAGGAACTGCTGCGTGCCGTCCGGGCGGTGGTCGACGGCGACGCGTTGCTCTCGCCCGGTGTGACGCGCCGCCTCATCGCCGAGTTCGCGGCCCGCTCCAAGGAACCCACGGGGCCCGAGCCGCTGGGTGAACTCACCGAGCGGGAGCGGGAGGTGATGGCGCTGGTCGGCATCGGCCTGTCGAACGAGGAGATCGCCCGCCGTCTGGTCGTCAGCCCGCTCACCGCGAAGACGCACGTCAGCAGGACCATGGTGAAGCTCGGCGCCCGGGACCGCGCCCAACTGGTCGTCCTGGCCTACGAGTCCGGCCTGGTACGCCCCGGCTGGCTCGGCTGA